The sequence taatatataatacatgtATTCGGGGTCGACTTGAGCGTTAGGATCAAGATTGGGAACATCTGATCCATCGTCTATGAAGCGTTGGAAGCGCTCCATCGTAGTCGGCTTACTCTTCTGACATTTCTCCTtaccatcagcagcagcgggcGGCTCGTGCTTCTCTGAGGACTCGCCTACAACCACATTTCGCTGTTGTTCTGGGCTCGTCATGAGCGAAAATACTCCTTCATCGGTAACGGGAGATCTACAAGCTATAGACGGCGGGTTTAAACTTGTGCATGGCAGTCCTCATTCGATAAGCCCTAAATGTGGATATCGAGAAATTGATATCGATCCAGCTGCTGTTTGCCGTTGACAATTTCGAGGCTGTTACGTCATGAACAAGTAATATATTCGTTGGGTCTGATCCGATTGGAGGGGGAACGCTCGTCATTTGCATTCCCATTCTCGTAGAGTAGAGCCACAATCTGACTTTTGCTGTGCGCCTATGAACCCCCAACAAGGTTGATGGCCGAGGCTCCAATTGTTCATTATTCGTATTCCATATGAAGGCCCATTTAAGCTTTCGCTACACCACACGCAAAGTGTCACCCTGCGAGTCGGTCAACTCAGCTCGTTCCAGACCCTTTCGCGTGGCTAATGCTAGGACGACGAGACCGCCCAGCTGCATAAGAAAGGTGCCGTTCAGAAACATACTGTAAGTGTTCTATTGGCATAAGTCAATTTTTACCCTTGAACATGCCGGCCTCCCGCACCACCGTTCTTGCTAGCATCATTATTACTAGCATCGACTATCGAAGCTTAACTTTGTCGTCACTCAAGTTGCTTCAGCCCCGCATAATAGATAAGTTACAAATATAGAGAATGTTCGCTTTGGCTCCGCTGGAATTTCACTCGATTTTCACTCATCAATCTTGACTCGTGTTATTAATTGCTTATTTTTAGAGTGCCTTTCCATTACATACCTCGAGATTAGAGTTTAGAACTGGGCAACTCATACACATATCTGTCCTTGACTCAGTCCCAAGCTAATTGCTCTAATAAAGAACCGACAGCAATGGCTGAGACAGTCCCCATTCCCGAGCCTCCAGGCCTGCCATTGATTGGCAATTTGGGCGAGTTTACCTCCAGCCCGCTGAATGATCTTATGCGATTAGCAGACAAATATGGAGAGATTTTTAGGGTTCGCTTTGGCTCTCGGCCCATGGTTTATGTTACCTCAAACGAACTTGTGAACGAGGTCTGCAATGAGAAGAAGTTTCACAAGTCCTTGCAATCAGCAATAAGAATTATTCGAGAAGGCGTTCACGACGGCCTGTTTACTGCGCACGATGATGAGCCAAACTGGGGCAAGGCGCATAGGGTCCTCACTCCCGCTTTTGGACCGCTTTCCATCCGAGGCATGTTCGATGAGATGCACGATATCTCGACGCAGCTATGTATGAAGTTTGCTCGCCATGGACCCCAAAGCCCCATACATGTTTCCGATAACTTTACCCGACTTGCTCTCGACACACTAGCACTTTGCGCCATGGACTTCCGTTTCAATTCATTCTATCACGAAGAAATGCATCCTTTCGTTCTAGCCATGGGAGACTTCCTCACTGAAGCTGGTCGCCGTCAAAGGCGACCAGCGTTTGCCCCCAACTTCTTATATCGCGCCGCAAATGAGAAATTCTACTCAGACATTGCTATATTGAGAAGGACTGCGGATGAAGTCATTGTTAATCGCAAAAACAATCCCAGTGATCGCAAGGATTTGCTTAATGCTATGCTAAACAATACCGACCCTACTACGAGCGAGAAATTAAGTGATGAAAATATCACTGATCAGCTTATTACATTTCTTATTGCTGGTCACGAAACTACCTCCGGCCTACTATCATTTGCCTTTTACCATTTGTTAAAGAATCCATCGGCATACCAAAAAGTTCAGCAGGAAATTGACCAGGTAATTGGTCGGGAGCGTATTGAGGTCCAGCACGTCAGCAAGCTCTCCTACACTGCGTCAGTTCTTCGAGAGACCTTGCGGTTGAGCTCGGGTATTCCAGCTTTCACTGTTGAAGCATACGAAGACACTTTTCTCGCTGGCAAATATCTAGTTCGCAAGGGCGAGCCTGTCACCGTGCTTTTAGCAAAGGCTCACTTGGATCCCGTTGTATATGGCGAAGATGCCCTGGAATTTAAGCCGGAGCGTATGTCCGAAGAGAACTTCGAACGtcttaataaagagtttccAAATTGCTGGAAGCCTTTTGGCAATGGAAGGCGTGCCTGTATTGGTCGCCCCTTTGCGTGGCAAGAGGCTTTATTATGCATGGCGATGCTCTTCCAGAACTTCAATTTCACCTTGGCTGACTCCAGCTACAAGCTAACAATTCAGCAGACCCTGACAATTAAGCCCAAAGACTTCTACATACGCGCCAGCTTACGGCACGATATGATTCCAACAGAACTTGAGCAAGCTCTTGCCGGCAAGGCTGTAGACTTCAAGCGCCATGCACAAGCGGCCAAGGATGTGCGGACTGCCGCGGATTCTACCAAGGGAAAGCCCCTCGCCGTTTACTATGGCTCTAATAGTGGTACTTGTGAGGCAATGGCCCAGAGAATAGCCAGCGATGCACCTCGCCACGGATTCCAGGCCAGCACTGTAGCGCCCCTGGATGCCGCGAATCAGAATCTCCCAGAGGATCGCCCCGTTATCATAGTAACAGCTTCCTATGAGGGCCAACCGCCATCAAATGCCGCGCTGTTTGTTTCTTGGATAGAAAGCCTCGCGGGCAATGAAATGAAGAATGTATCATATGCAGTGTTTGGTTGCGGGCATCATGACTGGATTCAGACCTTCCAACGGATTCCCAAGCTCGTTGATAGCACTCTCAACAAGCTTGGTGGCAATCGTCTCCTACCAATAGCTACCACCGACGCAGCTAATCGCGATATGTTCAGTGATTTTGAGACTTGGGAAGACGAATCTCTCTGGCCCACTCTCCAAGAAAAGTATGGAGCTGAGGATAACGCAGATGCTACTGGAGAGGGAATTACCGTTGACATCACCACACCTCGAAAGGCTACCTTAAGGCAGGATGTAGAAGAGGCGGTTGTCCTTTCTAACACGACTCTTACTAGATCTGGCTCCACGAAAAAGCACATTGAGATACAGTTGCCTACAGGCATGACGTACCGCGCCGGCGATTACCTAGCTGTCCTACCATTTAACCCCAAGACTACCGTATCTCGTGCCTTTAAACGCTTTCATCTTTCATGGGATGCTATGCTTAAGATCAGCTCAGATCGACCGACCAGCCTGCCAACTGATGTCCCCATCTCAGCTGCAGATGTGCTTCGTGCGTACGTCGAGCTTAGCCAGCCCGCTACCAGGAAAAACATTCAAGCCTTGGCAGGAGCAACGCAAGACACAGACACTATCAAGCAGCTCCAAAATCTCGCCGGCGACAACTACCAGGAAATGATTACTGCGAAGCGTGTCTCTATTATTGACCTCCTGGAGGAATTTCCAGCTGTTAGCCTTCCTTTTGGGGCGTTCTTGGGCATGCTACCGCCTATGCGTGTTCGCCAGtactccatctcctcttctcctttggtTGACAGCTCCAAGGTGACCCTGACCTATTCTGTTCTGGAGCAGCCTGCTCTGTCCGGCCTGGGTCCTTATTTTGGTGTTGCTAGCAATTATCTCTCTTCGCTTACTGCTGGAGAACGACTTCATGTTGCTGTACGACCATCGCAAGGTTTTCACCTGCCAGGCGATGCGGAAAACACTCCATTAATCTGTATTGCCGCCGGAACCGGCCTGGCACCATTCCGCGGTTTCATTGAAGAGCGCGCTGCCATGGCTATGGCTAATAGGAAGATTGCTCCAGCTCTTCTATTCTTCGGATGTCGCTCCCCAGACCAGGATGACTTATATTATGAGGAGTTCGCTAAATGGGAGGGCCTCGGCGCAGTTGATGTACGACGTGCCTACTCTCGATCTTGTGGTGACTCTGAAGACTGCAAGTATGTGCAGCACCGTATAATTcacgaaaaagaagacattgTTAGGCTGTGGCAAAGCGGTGCCAAAGTTTATGTTTGTGGCAGCAAGGATGTCGGTaaagctgttgaagaagtATTCATTGGCATGATTAAGGAAGCccacaagaagaagtttgGCAAGGACCTTTCTACAGAGGAAGCCAAGGCGTGGTTTGACAAACAGAGGAACGGAAGATATTGGACTGATGTTTtcgattaaattaaaaactgaAGGGTAAAAGGCGGTTTAAAGACGTTGAAGTGCTTGAGATTTCTCTTAAATCATAATGAACAAAGTGCAACGGATATCTGTAGAAATGTAAAGCACTGTATTTGTGAGGCTAGAGCTTCATGGCCAAACCCTCTAGAAATTGAGTGAGGTAAGGTTCGGCAACACGTAAAAAATAACAGAAATAGAGccataaagtaaaatattgctagtagtatatagtttcGCATCTGCTGTGTGGCAAGAACACAGCCAGATCATGAAAATATCTGATGTTTTGGTGCCTTTCATGGCCAACCTGTTTCGCATTAAGTCTTGAATGGTGGAAAACATCATCGGCTCAATAAATGAGCTAATATTTGAATAGATCGCATGTTTTGGATATCTTTTGACCATATCTGCCAATACCAAGTTCGTTTCTATGCTCTCTACTACCGAGATGTATTTCCGCAGCTGCTGATACACTCTTATAATGTATTAAATAGATTGAAGCCCGGCCAGCATTTCTTGAATTTCATTATTAAGTCAATTACGTGCTCCGAAGATATGGCTCAAAGCATTTGTTACGATTAACGGTTTCAAATTGAGCCTAGTCTTTGTGTGGCTACTAGATATGCAGAGCCCCCTGAACAGCAAGTTATTAATTTCAGAACTCTGAAAGTATTGAAGATTGTAGATCCATATTTAGAATCcttctatataatttaaaagcgAGCCCTTTCCGCAACATTCCGCAATGTGCAGCCGCGCCAGCCTGATTGGGCAAAGGTGTAGCAGCTACGACATCATCGTGAAGAATGGGCGCTAATTTATGATGCATTAACCAAGATTATGCAGGCACAATAGATGTTAGATTCCTTTCAGGCGGTGTGGATGCTGTGGCGTCCCCTAATTATATTCGATGATGAGCTCACATGCCTGAAGACAGCCGAGACAATGGACAAGATACTGAGACTTCATAATGTACTACACAGATGGCTAGGTAGTATCGAGAATTCAATCACTAGTATGATCACTAACCTAATTAATCACGGAGTTGGAGAGACTGTCGCTGGCAATATTGAAGAATAGGAGCTGATTTCTATCCTCGGAGCCATGGTCACATTTAGGGGCACCACGCCCGTATTCCTCACTAGCCCTCCATTAGAAGCAAAAGCTTGTGCCTCGAAAAGTTCTTTACTTGTTTCGCCATCTCAAGACATCTCAAAAGAAAGACGGAACTACGCGAGCGCCTGATTTTGAGCTGACCCATCTGATAGGGGCACTCCTTACTAGAACCTCGGCTTTGGATCTTCATCCTGGCTATGGGTAAAGCCTCGGCCGCAGTTTATCGCGTATTGTCGGCATCCATGGTATTAAAGAGGAAGTATTACCGAAGGAGTGAGGCTGATTTTAGGCGCACTTTTGGTTACGTCGTTTTCGCGTCTTTCGGCGTTGCTTCCTGCCGATGCCTGTTGGCGGTATCCAGCTCAGTGACGCCGCAAGTTCTCCTACCATGGCAACATACCATTACAATGAAATTGCACATGATATCATCATGAAGTTTGTGATTCTTGTCCTCATGACTGGTTTGGAAGTAGGAGATGACGGACAATTTGAATAGAAATCGCAACTCGTAGGAAGGCATCAGCCCTTAGCTATCTCCATAACCAGGATTCTACTGGTTCTCAGTGTTTCAACATGAACATAGAGGACTTAAGAGGAAActgatatataatatatagcaacATAATATATAGCAAAGTATTAAGTGATCTGCTGGAAGCAGATCAACAGCTGGTGTCTATCAAGTCTACGAAGAACACATCTACTTTATCTTTGACTATAACTAAAATGCTACAAAGCATGGCCTACTTGCCAAGCCTTTAGGTCGTAAGACTTGGAAATGGAGGTTTTAAATACGACGGTGCGAGAGCTGGCTAATTTGCGTCGCGCCCTATGAGATGTAAAGCACGGCCCCTCTACTATAGATTGCGTATGCGGATTATTAATTAACTCTGAAGTATGTATCTGGTATTTATGGCAATGACTTTGCAATTGCTGGATTTAGTTAAAAACATATTCTCTCTCGGAAAGACGACAGTGATCTGATAGAgctgaaaatgaaaaagaatatttcgGAGTCGGATATCTTGCATTTCAGCCGTATGAATAGCGCTGTTGGTATCGGAGATAGTATGTAATATCTCCGGCGTCGGGCGAAGTATTCTTATCCGTACGGAGTAAGAAAATAGCGAGATGGAAAAGTTAAATATCAGCGATGTTCTCCGTACTATATAGCCAATGATAATTCTAGCGCGCGGTTGATGGGACTTTTGTTTCTAGAATCCAAGAGGGACAAGAAACACACCAGACCGGTGAGCGAATGTCGTAAATGGCTGGGCATTTCTCTGCCGTGTTGTGGCATTTTACTTTGGAGGCGAGTAGGTAATTGGAGTTTCGGAACGGCATCTCGGCAGAGCATTTCTTGCGTGTAATATTTGAAGATATCATATGATTCGAGCTGGATATAATCCGGAGTATACGAAATATAGCGTGTGGGTCATATTGTTTGCTGCATGGCTTCATCAAGTTGGCCGACGCCAAGTCAAGCTGAAAGACCCTCTTCAGATGTCTCTTTCGCCATTACGTTTGAAAATGAGATAAGACAACTACAATAATGTCCTTATTGTATTCCGCACAACGCTAGATGAGTGCAAGCAACGTTGCACATCGTAGCCTTGTTGAGTAGATGTTTTGACAAgagtaaaagaaaacttCAGCCACCTCGATTTTGCAGGCTAATAAAGCTTCTACAGGGGCCAAGCCTTACATTTACAGTAGacttatattataagcttGTATATTGAGAAGCTCCTATGTGGTGCATCGGAGAAACAAGCAATCTGCCTTATCGGATCTTTAGCAGCCCGCTCTTTATCAATCAGCCTAACATCTAGGACCGTTTCTCAGCTTCTTTATCATACTATGCTTCTATTATTAAGCTGTCAAAAGCTGAAAGTACCACAGCCCACAGAACAAGCGTATTATAGCGTACTTGGCGGCTTTTGCTGCCATATTGAGCATAGTGTCGCATGGGATTTCCCCAATCATCTCGCCGGTAGCCAGCCATCGGCCTTCGGCTTGGCATCCGGTCCGTATAGATGGCTCCACTTCATGTCAACGCCCTTTGGCCATCGCCAGCTAAAAGCGATGCGCTCGGCTTATGATTCTATCTTGAACAAGCAAAATCGGATTCTATTGCTTATACTGGAACCCAACACTGTGAGGTGAACACCATGAAGGTTCGGAAGTTAACCGTGTGCCATACATGCAGAGCGAGGAAACTAGGGGTAAGTTTGCTTAATTCCCCTTGGTCTCACATTGCTTTTCGATGATCTATCATTTTACATCTTGCATCTCGGCATTATTTGCTAATTCTGGCATTTTCAGTGTGATGGAAAACGCCCATCATGCTCTCAGTGCACTGGAACAAAGATCAAATGTGGAGGATACCAGTATGATCTCGTCTTTGTACCATCCTCGTTATCTATAGGGCCATCGACAAAGTCCAAGGTGCAGAAAGATGGGAAAGccggaaagaagagagatgagTGTATAAAGCGTCAAAGCCTAGTCTCCACGGACAGGCACGACGAATTGACTCAAGCAGCAAGGCCAGTAGTGAGACATGAGGCGGCTGTAGTGTGGCCATCCCTGGCCTGGCCTTTCCAGGATATCATCTCCCTAGTTGTGCAGAACTTTTCACCAGCCATGCTTCCTAGCACCTCAGCTTTTTTGAGCTGGGATGTGGATATGTTTCCTCGCGTTTGCGGAGCATGGATTGAGCTTCTGCCTCTACTGTCAATGACTCGACAGTATGAAACGACTCTATCTTCATCCGTCAAGGCCCTGGGCGTATCCATCCTTTCTAGAGGCCGCAACGGAATAGCGCCGATTTCAGATGCTCTAGCCGCCCACTGCTCCGCATTAAATTCGCTTCACGACAGCCTGCATAACATAGATACGTCCAACTCCGACGTCTTGGCGGTAGCCATTATGTGCCTAATGATCTCTGAGGTAAGTGCCGAGCTTCTTTTGGCCCTGGCGCACAGTGCCATTTGATGCCAAGACGCTGATTTAGACTTTGCTTATGTAGATGATATTGCCAACATCTATCTCTAGTGGCACCGCCCATGCATCTGGCTTAAGCGATCTGATCCAGCTGCATGGTCCAGAGGCATACTCATCCGGGCCGTCCCATAGGATCTTCATTGGCCTCCGTCCCGCTATTGTAGGATTCCCAGCTCTCAAGTTATTTAATTGATTATTAACCGTAAAAATAGATTATCCATGCAATTCGCAAAAAACAGCCTACATTTCTTGCTGCTCCCGAGTGGAGGACGAAGCCATTCCAGTATGTCAAGGCAAATTCGTTCCACGCTCTTATGACGGAGGCGACCGCAATTCCTTCCATTTTAGTCGATATAGACGAATTACAATACGACTCACCCAGCTCAAATTCACCCTTCCTCGTCTTTCAGGCTCTCAAAGACCTTCTAAACGCCTTGATTAATTGGAACATATCTTTCCAAAGCCTTGACAATAAACCATCATTTCGCATTCTCAACAAAGGTGCAGAAAGACCGTGCTTATGGTTTCCCGACATCACTTCAGCCAATTCAATGACGCACTACTGGGCTTTCTGGATAATGTGCGTTGTATATATTAGGAAGCTGCGAGATAACTATCCTGAACTTCGAGACGACGACTTTCTGATTAACGGAGAGAGCCCAGAGAGCCCCATCGTTACAGAAATGGCGATTCAGATGTCAACTTGGATATTCCAAAGCATCGAGTACTTGGTGCAAGAAGAGATGAAGCTATTCGGAGCAATATCTGCAACTCTACCAACTAGAATAGCCTACCAATTCCTCCGATTCAACCATTTTTACGACTACGAGTTGATATCATGGTGCGAGGGATTGATTGACGGCATCAGAAATAAGGGTTACGACTATATTGCTCAGTATATAGTGGACGATGACGGTGTATGAGATTTGGGGTGAGAGATCAAATCAATTTTTATTTCCGCTAAATCATTCGTCTCTGCAACCAATGACATCCCAAAATAGGCCAGATATGATCTTTTCCAAAATCACCCGGCAATGATCATGCTATTCCTCTTCAGAAGATGACTTTTCGTTCACCACGAGGAAGCCAGAAGACTTTCTCACTAACACCTGCCTCATCAAAGGCTTTCGAAGCCGGATCCTTACCCTCAGTGAAGTGGCCCCATCCCTCAAAGTGCAGGGGCACAATTTTCTCAACGCCAGCATCTTTGATAAGCTGTGCAGCCTGTTTACCATCCATAGTAATTTCAAGAGGCTCAGGTTGTCCTACTTGAATAGACGCCTTGCCAAGATTGAGCAGAGCGAGGCTGATATGGTAGCTCTTGAGGCTGTTGGCAACATCTTGGTTGTAGATGGTGTCGCCAGAGAAGTAGATGGCGTTGGGAAGACCATTGGTTGTACCAAAGTCGGAAGAAGTGACAATGAAGCCGATGCACTCGCCCTGCGGAGCGTGTTCTGCTGGCGTCGCAATTATCTCAAAAGTCTTACCGCCAGCGACGAGGGTAGCCTTGTCACCGGGGTTAAGACCTGTGCATATGGCCTTGTCTCCAATCTGAACAGCGCCATCTTTGGTTGTGAAAACCTTTTTGCCTTCGAGGACCTTGCGACCGATCTCGTCGAGGTTATCGGGTGATCCTCGTGACTGAGGAGGACGGCGTCAATATGAGGAAGGTCTTCGGGTTTGACTGCGGGATCTTGAGTGTTCTTGAGCACGACCACGGGGCGCACCCATTCTGAgccagaaggagagaagaaaggatcGGTCAAGAAGCTGACATTGTCGATTTGAAGCAGCGCAGTGGCAGTACCGATATAAGTAACGCTGACGGAGCCCTTGAAGGAAGACATTGTTTTTAGGTTTGATGCGAGATTTTTCGACTGGTTATTGCCTGATTGTCGGATTTGTAGGAGATCTGTGTGCTTGCTGCGTGAAAATTCTGGATTCTGGATTttgaggagaagatggagggtATTTATCGTCGCTACTCAACGGTAGTATTGTCAACGCATTTAACTCGGGAGACTTACCCAAGTGGTACAAGTCTTCTCAACGATCATCATTCTGACAAACCTTCAATCGCAAGTATCAATTGCGTTAATAATCGAAGAATTGCGAAACTCTGCTCTGCTTACCTCGCTTAACTCACGTTTAcgaattttcttttgttttcgcCCGGCGTTCTCGAGTAATTGAAACATCATGGCTTGACTTATACCCAGCTTTCAAAAGTCTTGGCGGATAATGCTACCATAAACGGTTAGCGCCTGTTTATTGTCCACGAATGGTCCATCAAAGAGAAATGTACTGTGCAGTTGGATGGGTAATTTGTGACGATTAGTTTGAAAAAGATTTCGATAgttttcttgctgctttattaatGCATTATTAATTGAATGTCAGCCGCTTTTGCATGGTAAAGAACGGAGGGGAGCCCTAGTTTATATGGGTTTTTTGGTAGCGAGGCATAGGGCGAGGTTCAGAAAACATGTATAGATATCGGCAGTTGGAATTGGTTGTAGCCGAATATAAGTGTATAGGCTGACGGAAATAGGAGGCTAGACTGATATTTCGTTGAAAACTTCTTCCAATGGAAAGCcttgtttgttttccatTTCCTCGATCGTaaagcagccaaggcagGCAGCATAATATCAATAGGGAGTGGGTATATATTGAGTGTCTCGGTTTGGTTGCATTCATGTACATATGATATCTTTATGCATCCTTTAAAGATATCCACTACCTAGAAAGTCTCACGCTGCTCCAGACTACATTTGAATCTATGTGCGTAGCACAACTCCAACCATAATAGAAGTTTGAGGGGCTTCAGGTTCTCCCTCTTCAGCTATATCCATATGCCATTTATGCATTAGGACAAGCCCGGGTTCAATAACAGTATAACCTTTCATGATTTGTTCAACTACGCTCATATCCCGAATAATTAAAGGAGTGGGCGTCCTTGCATACGCATCAAGGATCTGTCGAATCTCCTCTTCAGTCAGAAAGTTTGATACTGTATGAGAAAAGCTAAGGAGACTGCCTGGAGCAAGATTGTCTCGCAAATCCTTAAGAATGGCTTGGTCGGTATCCACAGAGAAGAAATGCAGCAATCCCATCATGAGTACACCGACCGGCTTCGAAAAGTCAATTAGCTTTCGAGTTTCTGGGTGGTTCAAGATCGGCTCCAGCTCGAGAACTGATCCTTGGATGAATGCAGTTGTAGGATCTCCGCTGAGCATCTGTCGACCAAAACTAACGGCAACTTCGTCAATATCAACATAGACAACACGAGCATTAGGGTTTACCCTTTGGGCCACCTGATGCGTGTTATCTGCACTAGGCAGTCCTGAGCCCATGTCGATGAACTGATCAATGCCTTGGAAGCACATATACCGCACTGTGCGGCGCAAAAAATGACGAGCTTCCACAATAACGTCGATGGTCTTTGGGTATGCATCTATGACTGCTGCAACAGCATCCCTATCCGAAGGATAATTGTGTTTTCCACCTAGATAGAAATCGTACTTGATGCCGGTCAGACACAAAAGGACGAATATCTGTATTCCTAGTATTGTAATACATACCATCCGGGCAACTGAGGGCCGCGACACATCAACGGCGCTTGGAGGTTCGGGATCCATGATAGATTGTGGCATATTATAGTAATGAAGAAAAGCCTTCAGGGTTGCTTAAAGCTGAATATTTAGAAGAGCACTGCTAAGTAATGGAAAGATCAAATCTCTGAGAGATTATAAGGCAACTCGAGTTGCCGACATTTAAGTGAGAGCACTcaatagttatataaagaCACTTGCCAAGAGAATAGTAGCAAATTTAGCGGTTCTAATTGAAGCGAAACGTCAAGGGTTGAATGCAGGATTACCCTGCTCTTCCTGTGATGGGTCAGTGTCAGATCATCAGGGATCACCACGTAAGCCATCGTGGTCTAGTGCAATTCATTATCACCACATAGGAAGCTGGATCAGTACGAGAGACTGCGCCTTTCGATTTGCCGCATATCCTGCCCTATCCGAGTTAGTTACGGTAGGTCACTGGATCATGACCTTGCCAGGAAGTCTATTTTCTGCTAAAGTCACAGGCTGCTTTATGCATTAGCGCGAATGACACCCAGCCGGCGATGGTTGATGCAGTTTCACATAATGAGATAGGCTTTGCGTA comes from Trichoderma asperellum chromosome 3, complete sequence and encodes:
- a CDS encoding uncharacterized protein (EggNog:ENOG41); this translates as MSSFKGSVSVTYIGTATALLQIDNVSFLTDPFFSPSGSEWVRPVVVLKNTQDPAVKPEDLPHIDAVLLSHEDHPITSTRSVARSSKAKRFSQPKMALFRLETRPYAQVLTPVTRLPSSLAVRLLR
- a CDS encoding uncharacterized protein (EggNog:ENOG41), with the translated sequence MDGKQAAQLIKDAGVEKIVPLHFEGWGHFTEGKDPASKAFDEAGVSEKVFWLPRGERKVIF
- a CDS encoding uncharacterized protein (EggNog:ENOG41) encodes the protein MKVRKLTVCHTCRARKLGCDGKRPSCSQCTGTKIKCGGYQYDLVFVPSSLSIGPSTKSKVQKDGKAGKKRDECIKRQSLVSTDRHDELTQAARPVVRHEAAVVWPSLAWPFQDIISLVVQNFSPAMLPSTSAFLSWDVDMFPRVCGAWIELLPLLSMTRQYETTLSSSVKALGVSILSRGRNGIAPISDALAAHCSALNSLHDSLHNIDTSNSDVLAVAIMCLMISEMILPTSISSGTAHASGLSDLIQLHGPEAYSSGPSHRIFIGLRPAIIIHAIRKKQPTFLAAPEWRTKPFQYVKANSFHALMTEATAIPSILVDIDELQYDSPSSNSPFLVFQALKDLLNALINWNISFQSLDNKPSFRILNKGAERPCLWFPDITSANSMTHYWAFWIMCVVYIRKLRDNYPELRDDDFLINGESPESPIVTEMAIQMSTWIFQSIEYLVQEEMKLFGAISATLPTRIAYQFLRFNHFYDYELISWCEGLIDGIRNKGYDYIAQYIVDDDGV
- a CDS encoding uncharacterized protein (EggNog:ENOG41) — protein: MDPEPPSAVDVSRPSVARMYDFYLGGKHNYPSDRDAVAAVIDAYPKTIDVIVEARHFLRRTVRYMCFQGIDQFIDMGSGLPSADNTHQVAQRVNPNARVVYVDIDEVAVSFGRQMLSGDPTTAFIQGSVLELEPILNHPETRKLIDFSKPVGVLMMGLLHFFSVDTDQAILKDLRDNLAPGSLLSFSHTVSNFLTEEEIRQILDAYARTPTPLIIRDMSVVEQIMKGYTVIEPGLVLMHKWHMDIAEEGEPEAPQTSIMVGVVLRT